A genomic segment from Thermococcus sp. LS1 encodes:
- a CDS encoding MnhB domain-containing protein: protein MRGKGLITAVIILTFAALMTYAVVSLQVFGESTGVRPLGEFYLKNSYFGDYSARSPEVVTSILWDYRGIDTLFETAVFFLAIIGSLTVFRLTREQEKEVKNVESAPTELTPIVKDVTKVIVVMILAVSASIALHGHLTPGGGFQGGSALAVAPLLIIAAYSKYTLEGHGMDKTRALILRSIGLLGIALVALVPLLSDGFIMQNQPIFPAEIGGQLIGGSLIYYNFFEFLAVGAGFTAVFLLLSIPEEKFKKILGVKK from the coding sequence ATGAGGGGCAAGGGCCTCATCACGGCGGTTATAATCCTGACCTTCGCCGCGCTCATGACTTACGCTGTTGTCTCCCTCCAGGTCTTCGGTGAGAGTACCGGAGTTAGACCCCTTGGCGAGTTTTACCTTAAAAATAGCTATTTCGGGGATTACTCTGCCAGGAGTCCTGAAGTTGTTACCTCAATCCTCTGGGACTACCGTGGCATTGATACGCTTTTCGAGACCGCGGTGTTCTTCCTCGCAATAATAGGCAGCCTAACCGTCTTCAGGCTCACCAGGGAGCAGGAGAAAGAAGTCAAGAATGTTGAAAGCGCTCCAACCGAGCTGACGCCAATAGTAAAGGACGTTACTAAAGTCATCGTCGTCATGATCCTTGCCGTCTCAGCCTCGATTGCTCTGCACGGTCACTTAACGCCCGGAGGAGGCTTCCAGGGCGGTTCAGCATTGGCTGTGGCACCACTCCTCATAATAGCGGCATACTCAAAATACACTCTGGAAGGCCACGGCATGGACAAAACCAGGGCTTTAATCCTTCGTTCCATCGGACTGCTTGGCATAGCTCTGGTTGCTCTGGTTCCGCTCCTCAGCGACGGCTTCATCATGCAGAACCAGCCAATATTCCCGGCTGAGATTGGAGGCCAGCTTATCGGTGGTTCCCTAATCTACTACAACTTCTTCGAGTTCCTGGCTGTTGGCGCTGGATTCACGGCGGTATTCCTCCTCCTGAGCATACCAGAGGAGAAGTTCAAGAAAATCCTGGGGGTGAAGAAATGA
- a CDS encoding hydrogenase subunit MbhD domain-containing protein, whose protein sequence is MIEVHLLILSLALILGFIASYLAVMERDLLKAVGFSSVQAIAYAIAFYILMAPDIVLAYIAIAVGIYSALLIFAISKTERYEVV, encoded by the coding sequence GTGATTGAAGTTCACCTGCTCATCCTCAGCCTCGCCCTCATCCTGGGATTCATAGCCAGCTATCTAGCGGTTATGGAGAGGGATCTGCTTAAGGCAGTGGGCTTTTCCTCCGTCCAGGCCATAGCCTACGCCATAGCCTTCTACATCCTAATGGCACCGGACATAGTTCTCGCCTACATAGCGATAGCCGTGGGAATATACTCTGCCCTGCTGATATTCGCCATCAGCAAGACCGAGAGGTATGAGGTGGTGTGA
- a CDS encoding NADH-quinone oxidoreductase subunit B family protein, giving the protein MSGLKSVWVFHVDSGSCNGCDIEILDVLTPYYDAERLGIKLVPSPRHADALLVSGPLTRQTYYAVKAAYEAMPPKPRIVVAIGTCASSGGIFYNGYPIYNPNPERGSDRLRTGGIEVLLAEYGKKPDMYIPGCPPSPEEILYGLAQLLGLKEKKMKGEYYYADEIEFVLPERPIEERIYLTLRESLRRVVGYFDREKVLEDFMALVEKAQESENPRERLHELVIGYFLREKDSRVKFAIRFLENEYWRLKDAYEKRHLALVKAGVR; this is encoded by the coding sequence ATGAGCGGGTTGAAGTCCGTTTGGGTCTTCCACGTTGACAGTGGGAGTTGCAACGGCTGCGACATAGAGATACTCGACGTGCTCACGCCCTACTACGACGCCGAGAGGCTCGGAATAAAGCTCGTGCCGAGTCCAAGACATGCCGATGCCCTCCTCGTTTCAGGCCCACTCACGAGGCAGACTTACTACGCTGTCAAAGCCGCCTACGAGGCGATGCCGCCGAAGCCGAGGATAGTTGTGGCCATAGGCACCTGCGCGTCCAGCGGGGGTATATTCTACAACGGTTACCCAATCTACAACCCGAACCCGGAGAGGGGAAGCGACAGGCTCAGGACGGGCGGAATAGAGGTTCTTTTAGCGGAGTACGGGAAAAAGCCCGACATGTACATACCAGGATGCCCGCCGAGTCCGGAGGAGATACTCTACGGACTGGCTCAGCTCCTCGGCCTGAAGGAGAAGAAGATGAAGGGCGAGTACTACTATGCAGACGAGATTGAGTTCGTTCTTCCAGAGAGACCGATTGAGGAGAGGATTTACCTGACGCTCAGAGAATCCCTGAGGCGCGTCGTGGGGTACTTCGACAGGGAGAAGGTTCTCGAGGACTTCATGGCCCTTGTGGAGAAGGCCCAGGAGAGCGAGAACCCGAGGGAGAGGCTCCACGAGCTGGTCATCGGCTACTTCCTGAGGGAGAAGGACTCCCGTGTGAAGTTCGCGATAAGGTTCCTCGAAAACGAGTACTGGAGGTTGAAGGATGCCTACGAAAAGAGGCACCTGGCACTTGTTAAAGCTGGTGTACGTTAA
- the mnhG gene encoding monovalent cation/H(+) antiporter subunit G, with translation MSVLFYIGALLIVIGALCDFFGALGLLRFPNFYVRLHAATVGIIGGAAVPLFGVALLALGADFLPNRYAIAGASFITGVIVLLASPAGSHALAYAAHRAKLVEWEPKVDHLGEVRESD, from the coding sequence ATGAGCGTTCTGTTCTACATAGGAGCGCTTCTGATAGTCATAGGCGCCCTCTGCGATTTCTTCGGGGCGTTGGGATTACTCCGCTTCCCGAACTTCTACGTTAGGCTGCACGCTGCGACCGTGGGCATCATCGGCGGTGCAGCGGTTCCGCTCTTCGGCGTTGCCCTGCTTGCCCTTGGCGCTGACTTCCTGCCCAACAGGTACGCCATAGCGGGGGCGAGCTTCATCACCGGGGTGATAGTGCTCCTTGCCTCACCCGCTGGAAGCCACGCTTTGGCATACGCCGCCCACAGGGCCAAGCTCGTGGAGTGGGAGCCCAAAGTGGACCACCTCGGGGAGGTGAGAGAGAGTGATTGA
- a CDS encoding monovalent cation/H+ antiporter complex subunit F: MSLESQFFLLMKFVIPVYLLAFIIYAVRAFKGPTIADIILAVDCLSFDVAAFMAILAVYFKSVYLVSGAIILALWGYLLDIYIAKHLVSKEVGA; this comes from the coding sequence ATGAGCCTTGAGTCCCAGTTCTTCCTGCTGATGAAGTTTGTGATACCGGTTTATCTGCTGGCTTTCATCATCTATGCCGTCAGAGCCTTCAAGGGGCCAACGATAGCGGATATAATCCTCGCCGTTGACTGTCTCTCCTTCGATGTGGCAGCGTTCATGGCCATCCTTGCGGTTTACTTCAAGAGCGTTTACTTAGTGAGCGGGGCGATAATTCTGGCACTGTGGGGCTATCTGCTGGATATCTACATCGCCAAGCACCTGGTGAGCAAGGAGGTGGGAGCATGA
- a CDS encoding NADH-quinone oxidoreductase subunit I: MAQAISFTDRLKFWKRPEEDVKKAPVTTPYPFVDIEKPPEYRGIPHIDPNLCIGCGACVRACPPDALTIEWDFENGRKRIVFNAARCIRCHRCVEVCPTGAMQGTTRFEIATPNKEDLIEVVDHKLYRCPRCGRYEEFTERQIQKMFQILPKEVIDQHGIAERAFLCRECRMEESAKTLAVQGPYADSLLLSLYPRGSKVMGERR; encoded by the coding sequence ATTTCATTCACCGACAGGCTCAAGTTCTGGAAGCGGCCCGAGGAGGACGTTAAGAAGGCTCCCGTCACGACTCCTTATCCTTTTGTTGATATCGAAAAGCCGCCGGAATACAGGGGCATACCCCACATAGACCCCAACCTCTGCATTGGCTGTGGTGCCTGTGTTAGGGCCTGTCCACCAGACGCGCTCACGATAGAGTGGGACTTCGAGAACGGGAGGAAGAGAATCGTCTTCAACGCCGCGCGCTGCATAAGGTGCCACCGCTGCGTCGAGGTCTGTCCAACCGGTGCGATGCAGGGCACAACGAGGTTTGAGATAGCGACGCCGAACAAGGAGGACCTCATCGAGGTTGTTGACCACAAGCTCTACAGATGCCCGCGCTGTGGGCGGTACGAGGAGTTCACCGAGAGGCAGATACAGAAGATGTTCCAGATTCTGCCGAAGGAAGTCATTGACCAGCACGGCATAGCTGAGAGGGCTTTTCTCTGCAGGGAGTGCAGGATGGAGGAAAGCGCCAAGACCTTAGCGGTTCAAGGGCCCTATGCGGATAGCCTTCTCCTTTCCCTCTATCCGAGAGGCTCAAAGGTGATGGGTGAGAGGAGATGA